The DNA window TGTAGATTTTTGAACCAGTGGTTATACCATTcccaaataaaatataatattaatgaatTTGCTCTTCGtatgttttataatttttctcatctCAAGATTATTGACAATGGAGCGTCAAATAAAtgtccttattttttcatatgctGCAAAGTATGAAGAACCgttaaacataataaaattagaaaattttcaagAAGAAATAGGCATTATTAAAAGTAtcttggagaaaaaaaatgattcaatTAATTCTTGTAAAAGGTATGTCTGTGAATgctataaaatttatatggaAATGAATGAGAGACATTGTCTCAATGAAGATTTAACTAATAGTAAGGTAAAAAGTACTTGTGATAAATTGATTGAATTTGTGTTATCATACATGGCAGATCTTTTTGGCAAAGACGgagtaaaatataatataccaTCATTTCCGTCTAGTAATATTCAATATGTTAACAAATGTGAATTAACCTTAAACAGCGAAGTGCCAATTTCCACTTACCAGGAGAGTTCCGTTAATCCTAAAAAAAGTATTGTAACAGGTACTCTTGGTACAATGGCTGGAGTATCTTCCGTAATGgcgttattatataaggttatcacaaatttttatttaaatatgtgaaACATAT is part of the Plasmodium cynomolgi strain B DNA, scaffold: 0726, whole genome shotgun sequence genome and encodes:
- a CDS encoding hypothetical protein (putative) is translated as MNLLFYEEPLNIIKLENFQEEIGIIKSILEKKNDSINSCKRYVCECYKIYMEMNERHCLNEDLTNSKVKSTCDKLIEFVLSYMADLFGKDGVKYNIPSFPSSNIQYVNKCELTLNSEVPISTYQESSVNPKKSIVTGTLGTMAGVSSVMALLYKVITNFYLNM